The proteins below are encoded in one region of Eulemur rufifrons isolate Redbay chromosome 2, OSU_ERuf_1, whole genome shotgun sequence:
- the AHSA1 gene encoding activator of 90 kDa heat shock protein ATPase homolog 1 isoform X1: MAKWGEGDPRWIVEERADATNVNNWHWTERDASNWSTDKLKTLFLAVQVQNEEGKCEVTEVNKLDGEASINNRKGKLIFFYEWSIKLNWTGTSKSGIQYKGHVEIPNLSDENNVDEVEISVSLAKDEPDTNLVALMKEEGVKLLREAMGIYISTLKTEFTQGMILPTVNGESVDPMGHPALKPEERKAKAVPSKTQARPVGVKIPTCKITLRETFLTSPEELYRVLTTQELVQAFTHAPAMLEADKGGKFQMVDGNVSGEFTDLVPEKHIVMKWRFKSWPEGHFATITLTFIDKNGETELCMEGRGIPAPEEERTRQGWQRYYFEGIKQTFGYGARLF; the protein is encoded by the exons ATGGCCAAGTGGGGTGAGGGCGACCCACGCTGGATCGTGGAGGAGCGGGCGGACGCCACCAACGTCAACAACTGGCACTG GACAGAGAGGGATGCTTCAAACTGGTCCACAGATAAGCTGAAAACACTGTTCCTAGCAGTGCAGGTGCAGAATGAAGAAGGCAAGTGTGAGGTGACAGAAGTGAATAAGCTTGATGGAGAGGCATCCATTAACAATCGCAAAGGCAAACTTATCTTCTTTTATGAGTGGAGCATCAAACTAAACTGGACAG GTACTTCTAAGTCAGGAATACAGTACAAAGGACATGTGGAGATCCCCAATTTGTCCGATGAAAACAACGTGGATGAAGTGGAG ATTAGTGTGAGCCTTGCCAAAGATGAGCCTGACACAAATCTCGTGGCCTTAATGAAGGAAGAAGGGGTGAAACTTCTAAGAGAAGCAATGGGAATTTACATCAGCACCCTCAAAACAG agtTCACCCAGGGCATGATCTTACCCACAGTGAATGGAGAGTCAGTAGACCCGATGGGGCACCCAGCACTGAAACCTGAGGAGCGCAAG GCCAAGGCTGTTCCTTCAAAAACCCAGGCCAGACCTGTTGGTGTCAAAATCCCCACTTGTAAAATCACCCTTAGAGAAACCTTCCTGACATCACCAGAGGAGCTCTATAGAGTGTTAACCACCCAAGAG CTAGTACAAGCCTTTACCCATGCTCCCGCAATGTTAGAAGCAGACAAAGGCGGGAAGTTTCAGATGGTAGATGGCAATGTCTCCGGGGAATTTACTGATCTG GTACCTGAGAAACATATCGTGATGAAGTGGAGGTTTAAATCTTGGCCAGAGG GGCACTTTGCCACCATCACCTTGACCTTCATTGATAAGAATGGAGAGACTGAGCTGTGCATGGAAGGCCGAGGCATCCCTGCTCCTGAGGAAGAGCGGACGCGGCAGGGCTGGCAGCGGTACTACTTTGAGGGCATCAAACAGACCTTTGGCTATGGTGCACGCTTATTTTAG
- the AHSA1 gene encoding activator of 90 kDa heat shock protein ATPase homolog 1 isoform X2, with amino-acid sequence MKEEGVKLLREAMGIYISTLKTEFTQGMILPTVNGESVDPMGHPALKPEERKAKAVPSKTQARPVGVKIPTCKITLRETFLTSPEELYRVLTTQELVQAFTHAPAMLEADKGGKFQMVDGNVSGEFTDLVPEKHIVMKWRFKSWPEGHFATITLTFIDKNGETELCMEGRGIPAPEEERTRQGWQRYYFEGIKQTFGYGARLF; translated from the exons ATGAAGGAAGAAGGGGTGAAACTTCTAAGAGAAGCAATGGGAATTTACATCAGCACCCTCAAAACAG agtTCACCCAGGGCATGATCTTACCCACAGTGAATGGAGAGTCAGTAGACCCGATGGGGCACCCAGCACTGAAACCTGAGGAGCGCAAG GCCAAGGCTGTTCCTTCAAAAACCCAGGCCAGACCTGTTGGTGTCAAAATCCCCACTTGTAAAATCACCCTTAGAGAAACCTTCCTGACATCACCAGAGGAGCTCTATAGAGTGTTAACCACCCAAGAG CTAGTACAAGCCTTTACCCATGCTCCCGCAATGTTAGAAGCAGACAAAGGCGGGAAGTTTCAGATGGTAGATGGCAATGTCTCCGGGGAATTTACTGATCTG GTACCTGAGAAACATATCGTGATGAAGTGGAGGTTTAAATCTTGGCCAGAGG GGCACTTTGCCACCATCACCTTGACCTTCATTGATAAGAATGGAGAGACTGAGCTGTGCATGGAAGGCCGAGGCATCCCTGCTCCTGAGGAAGAGCGGACGCGGCAGGGCTGGCAGCGGTACTACTTTGAGGGCATCAAACAGACCTTTGGCTATGGTGCACGCTTATTTTAG